A region from the Leptospira venezuelensis genome encodes:
- a CDS encoding TetR/AcrR family transcriptional regulator produces MAEFSTSKYNRDTFDKIPEEKRTRILSVAIAEFANRGFNNANTNIIAKKAGISVGSLYKYFDTKEDFFLTAVGYGIHQLEKTLEEVLSEESDLFGKIERILRIIQKHSRENRDIIRLYNEITAEGNSELIRGLSSDMESVSAKVYTSLLAEAKKSGSVGKDVDEKIFAFCIDNLFMILQFSYATEYYRERMKVYLGKDFDNDEKVVKGMMSFIRRALEKK; encoded by the coding sequence GTGGCCGAATTTTCCACTTCAAAATACAATAGAGATACTTTCGATAAGATCCCGGAAGAAAAAAGGACCAGGATACTTTCCGTGGCAATCGCAGAATTTGCAAACCGAGGTTTCAATAATGCGAATACGAATATTATTGCGAAGAAGGCCGGCATCAGCGTCGGGTCCTTATATAAATACTTTGATACAAAAGAAGATTTTTTTCTAACTGCTGTTGGCTATGGGATCCACCAATTAGAAAAAACTCTTGAAGAAGTCTTAAGCGAAGAAAGTGATCTTTTCGGTAAGATTGAAAGAATATTAAGAATTATCCAAAAACATTCCAGAGAAAATAGAGATATCATTCGTTTATACAATGAGATCACTGCGGAAGGAAATTCGGAATTGATCCGAGGACTTTCCTCCGATATGGAAAGTGTTTCTGCAAAAGTATATACTTCCTTATTGGCGGAGGCTAAGAAATCGGGATCTGTCGGCAAAGATGTAGACGAAAAAATTTTCGCCTTCTGCATTGATAATCTTTTTATGATACTCCAATTTTCTTACGCAACGGAGTACTATCGTGAAAGAATGAAAGTTTATTTAGGGAAAGACTTTGATAACGATGAGAAGGTTGTAAAAGGAATGATGTCTTTTATCAGGAGAGCGTTAGAGAAGAAGTAG
- a CDS encoding LA_0442/LA_0875 N-terminal domain-containing protein translates to MKLILFRFLLPFAFLLIPVVALFAETKTIYLKNGQIIRAEILQQTATNMTIKTVEGKTIQLNKSEINTVSFNEPVKLPQEEKKPAQVDQSPALPTAEPIKPIINFHIDQLKRNDLEIYFGLGAGRYSPETQGLPVQIQNKLGLASGILPTIIDSPKHSPELSQTYGGIYTWKRWSGGITGSYLGNRSTYDSHSYASGMIQSTGSFPERQSSLKNELSFLAFTNERFDLRPTIGYQYFWGQSHDTNLSTSYYIETGLYLYSQGVMKFDETLKGHTIGLKATIRMGERWENRLEYHNLTLSGHQNGSILSSLAPTNLSQVAFIKQGQNISWDATGFQFLYRLVYRITPTLSIYAGFQFYEWKYSLNSYFQTTFSSKDGLIGVDLSNPSAYLLQQKLMEAIGKTINSESRSAILEFGVMKRFEFISKN, encoded by the coding sequence ATGAAATTGATTCTATTTCGGTTCCTTCTACCTTTCGCTTTCTTGCTAATACCTGTCGTCGCCTTGTTTGCGGAAACGAAAACCATCTATCTAAAGAATGGCCAAATCATCCGTGCAGAAATATTACAACAGACCGCGACTAACATGACGATCAAAACTGTAGAGGGAAAAACGATACAGTTAAACAAATCTGAAATCAATACGGTTAGTTTCAATGAACCTGTAAAACTTCCTCAAGAAGAGAAAAAACCCGCGCAAGTAGATCAATCCCCTGCCCTACCAACTGCAGAACCTATAAAACCTATTATTAATTTTCATATAGATCAGTTAAAGAGAAATGACTTAGAGATTTATTTTGGTTTAGGAGCGGGAAGATATTCTCCAGAGACGCAAGGACTTCCAGTGCAAATCCAAAACAAACTTGGATTAGCCTCCGGGATTCTACCTACAATAATTGATAGTCCAAAACATTCTCCAGAATTATCCCAAACTTATGGAGGAATCTATACTTGGAAAAGATGGTCCGGAGGGATTACTGGGTCATATCTTGGAAATAGAAGTACATATGATAGTCATTCTTACGCAAGCGGGATGATACAAAGCACCGGAAGTTTTCCTGAAAGACAGAGTTCTTTGAAAAACGAATTATCCTTTCTTGCATTTACAAACGAAAGATTCGATCTAAGACCTACGATCGGATACCAATATTTCTGGGGACAATCACACGATACAAATTTATCCACATCCTATTATATCGAAACTGGATTATATTTATATTCGCAAGGTGTAATGAAGTTTGATGAAACACTCAAAGGTCATACTATCGGATTAAAAGCAACGATACGAATGGGAGAAAGATGGGAAAATAGATTAGAATATCATAATCTAACTCTTTCAGGACACCAAAACGGAAGTATCCTTTCTTCTCTCGCTCCAACAAACTTATCTCAGGTTGCATTCATTAAACAGGGTCAGAATATATCTTGGGATGCGACTGGTTTCCAATTTCTATATCGTTTGGTTTATAGAATTACTCCAACTCTTTCGATCTACGCGGGGTTTCAGTTTTACGAATGGAAATATAGTTTGAATTCCTATTTCCAAACAACTTTCTCATCCAAAGACGGATTAATTGGGGTAGACTTAAGCAATCCAAGTGCTTATCTATTACAACAAAAGTTAATGGAAGCAATAGGCAAAACAATCAATTCCGAAAGTAGATCGGCAATTTTGGAATTTGGGGTGATGAAGAGGTTTGAGTTTATCTCGAAGAATTAG
- a CDS encoding LA_0442/LA_0875 N-terminal domain-containing protein has protein sequence MGSSNIRICLLILLLSSPVVELFAELQTIYMRNGQILRGEVVQQTATTMQIKMEDGKIKQLNKKEIQRVSYKEPTIQEKKESEERLKQQTTVVEEPPPPTPEPAKKSEPEADKSASPYTIDQTKRKDIELFFGAGLGTYRPPTESYLNEASVKANLLTGQLPPDHDTPSYKRGLAYSMGATYYWKKFAFGLSGNHFSGQTSDRVKVYSNSGSLQEIAGTFPEKQSSLKADISFLVYSNQRFDLRPSFGYSQFWGKTDDNNTISTGYNGNDLTSFFKYHYYFLEKLKGPSVGLKTTIRQGERWEHRIELHYLILSGAQYGNGSLTMLNTPNFFDYGVIQSNILWDAKGFNFSYKLFYKWTTTLSFWVGVQAFEWKYSIKSFDQSFNGLANIDNPSPAAELVAIDFLLTSTAKMTPATSKASSLEFGVMKRFEFSQ, from the coding sequence ATGGGAAGTTCCAACATAAGAATCTGCTTATTAATCCTTTTATTATCTTCCCCCGTAGTTGAACTATTTGCAGAATTGCAAACAATCTACATGAGGAACGGACAAATCTTGCGCGGAGAAGTCGTTCAACAAACTGCAACCACAATGCAGATCAAAATGGAAGATGGAAAGATCAAACAACTCAATAAGAAAGAGATCCAAAGAGTTAGCTACAAAGAGCCTACTATTCAAGAAAAGAAAGAGTCCGAAGAGCGATTAAAACAGCAAACTACAGTTGTGGAAGAACCGCCTCCTCCAACGCCAGAACCAGCTAAAAAGTCCGAACCAGAAGCAGACAAGTCTGCAAGTCCTTATACAATCGATCAAACTAAAAGAAAGGACATAGAGTTATTCTTCGGAGCAGGACTTGGAACTTACCGGCCGCCTACAGAATCCTATTTGAATGAAGCCTCGGTAAAAGCCAATTTACTAACTGGACAGCTTCCACCTGACCATGATACTCCTAGTTATAAAAGAGGATTAGCATATAGTATGGGTGCCACATACTATTGGAAAAAGTTCGCATTTGGTCTGAGCGGAAATCATTTCAGTGGCCAAACTTCTGACAGAGTAAAGGTATACTCTAACTCTGGAAGCCTGCAAGAGATCGCTGGAACATTTCCGGAAAAACAAAGCTCCTTAAAAGCCGATATCTCATTTTTAGTGTACAGTAATCAAAGGTTCGATCTAAGACCTAGCTTTGGTTATTCTCAGTTTTGGGGGAAGACGGACGACAATAATACAATTTCGACCGGATATAACGGAAATGATCTGACTTCCTTCTTTAAATACCATTATTACTTTCTGGAAAAGTTAAAAGGACCTTCTGTCGGATTAAAAACCACAATCAGACAAGGAGAGCGATGGGAGCATAGAATAGAGCTACATTATCTAATTCTTTCCGGTGCTCAATACGGAAATGGAAGTTTGACAATGCTTAACACTCCTAATTTTTTCGATTATGGAGTAATTCAGAGCAATATACTATGGGATGCGAAAGGATTCAATTTTTCTTATAAACTATTCTATAAATGGACAACCACTCTTTCTTTTTGGGTAGGAGTCCAAGCTTTCGAATGGAAATATTCTATAAAATCATTTGATCAATCTTTCAATGGGTTAGCCAATATAGACAACCCCAGCCCGGCAGCAGAATTGGTTGCTATAGATTTTCTATTAACTTCCACAGCAAAAATGACACCGGCCACGAGCAAGGCTTCGTCATTAGAATTCGGAGTTATGAAAAGATTTGAATTCTCTCAGTAA
- a CDS encoding ComF family protein — MGSLIFLRLLDFFFPLFCGICGREDFFSLKVGLCKRCAYATRSSKVSHRCDVCSSPLRTPLTVCEFCDSRNVFFTKMFGLRDRTDLSGELLNKLKSNNEYPVSIFLSLGIRKTLRELNNLDIDACILLPSYSKRKIVNSNLRPFSPSSRLYEETKRILKIPLIDPLIKISSERQAGKSFSERFFHAHSAWEIGPTWKDRCPSKILLLDDVFTTGASVNEASRILKKNGTKSVYVLTYLRVSD, encoded by the coding sequence ATGGGCTCATTAATCTTTCTTAGGCTACTGGATTTTTTCTTTCCTTTGTTTTGTGGGATTTGCGGGAGAGAGGACTTCTTTTCTTTAAAAGTTGGCCTCTGCAAAAGATGCGCTTATGCAACTCGCAGTTCTAAGGTATCGCACAGATGTGATGTATGTTCTTCTCCATTACGGACCCCTCTTACAGTTTGTGAGTTTTGCGATTCCAGAAATGTATTCTTTACCAAAATGTTCGGTCTTAGAGATCGAACGGATCTTTCAGGAGAATTATTAAATAAACTGAAATCAAATAATGAGTATCCTGTTTCTATTTTTCTTTCTTTGGGAATCCGAAAAACTTTAAGGGAGTTGAATAACTTGGATATAGATGCTTGTATCCTACTTCCAAGTTATTCTAAAAGGAAAATTGTTAATTCGAATCTTAGGCCGTTCTCTCCGAGTAGCAGGTTGTATGAAGAAACAAAAAGAATATTAAAAATACCTTTAATAGATCCATTAATTAAGATAAGCTCAGAAAGACAGGCGGGCAAAAGTTTTTCAGAAAGATTTTTCCATGCTCATTCTGCTTGGGAGATCGGACCGACTTGGAAGGATCGTTGCCCATCCAAAATATTATTGTTGGACGATGTATTTACGACTGGTGCGAGTGTGAACGAGGCGAGTAGAATTCTGAAGAAGAATGGTACAAAGTCGGTTTACGTTTTAACCTATCTTAGGGTCTCGGATTAA
- the dinB gene encoding DNA polymerase IV yields MIRKILHVDMDAFYASVEQRDNPSYRGKPIIVGGPPDSRGVVCAASYEARKFGVRSAMSCSQAARLCPSGIFVTPRFEAYKKVSSKIRQIFLEYTDLVEMLSLDEAFLDVTQNKKNIPYASQVAKEIREKILEETQLTASAGVSINKFLAKIATDQNKPDGMTIVRPEQIEKFIDSLDVSVFPGIGKVTLKKMHALGIKKGKDLKEKSLEMLDQNFGKSGRWFYAVCRGLDDRPVEPFRERKSLGAESTFAKDLENSSEIFRELSDIAEELERRLLQKSFPGKTITLKVKFSDFTQKTRSITEDYSYIDKNELYRIGSKLLEEFILESGKAIFPIRLLGLSLSHPESSSKNSQAKNEDQEYLFPSLF; encoded by the coding sequence ATGATTCGAAAAATTCTACATGTGGATATGGACGCGTTTTATGCTTCTGTAGAACAAAGGGATAATCCGAGTTATAGAGGTAAGCCAATCATTGTTGGAGGTCCTCCGGATTCCAGGGGAGTAGTATGTGCTGCAAGTTATGAGGCTAGGAAATTCGGAGTTCGATCCGCAATGTCTTGTTCTCAAGCGGCGAGACTTTGTCCTTCGGGGATTTTTGTAACTCCTCGTTTTGAAGCATACAAAAAAGTATCTTCTAAGATTCGGCAGATTTTTTTAGAGTACACTGATCTAGTGGAAATGCTTTCTTTAGACGAGGCATTTTTAGACGTCACTCAAAATAAGAAAAATATTCCGTATGCTAGTCAGGTGGCAAAAGAGATCAGAGAGAAAATTCTCGAAGAAACACAGTTAACCGCGTCCGCCGGAGTCTCCATCAATAAATTTTTAGCCAAAATTGCTACAGACCAAAATAAGCCGGACGGAATGACAATTGTCCGTCCGGAACAAATTGAAAAATTTATAGATTCCCTTGATGTTTCCGTATTTCCGGGAATTGGAAAAGTTACATTAAAAAAAATGCATGCACTTGGGATCAAAAAAGGAAAAGATCTAAAAGAAAAAAGTCTGGAGATGTTAGATCAAAATTTTGGTAAATCAGGGCGCTGGTTCTACGCTGTATGCAGAGGTTTGGACGATAGACCGGTAGAACCTTTTCGAGAAAGAAAATCCTTAGGTGCCGAGTCTACATTCGCTAAGGACTTAGAAAATAGCTCCGAGATATTCAGAGAACTTTCGGATATTGCAGAAGAATTAGAAAGAAGGCTTTTACAAAAATCTTTTCCTGGAAAAACAATCACTTTAAAAGTGAAATTTTCAGACTTCACCCAAAAGACCAGAAGTATTACGGAAGATTATTCCTATATAGACAAAAATGAACTCTATCGGATCGGATCTAAACTTTTGGAAGAATTTATATTAGAATCCGGTAAAGCTATTTTTCCTATCCGCTTATTGGGTTTAAGTCTTTCTCATCCGGAAAGTTCTTCTAAAAATTCACAAGCCAAAAATGAAGATCAAGAGTATCTATTCCCTTCTTTGTTCTAA
- a CDS encoding RecQ family ATP-dependent DNA helicase, whose product MSANTGTASSSIEDWKKILHTHFGFSQFRQGQWEAVQALLGKKDVLAILPTGGGKSLIYQLPSFAEASSLTIVISPLIALMKDQVDGLKARGIQAAYCNSTQDDLEQVRVLSSAATGKIRILYISPERAVSRSFLNLLPKLPVSLMAVDEAHCVSQWGHDFRPEYRKLHTLRSYLKEGTPWVALTATATDRVKKDISDSLGLKLPLHVQGTYARENLKFSVVYPDSEREKESLLLEILEKGNFQKSISGKVIIYCSTRAKVDEIYELLRKSGYKVGKYHAGRTDSSREKAQEGYSSGKTNILVATNAFGMGLDSPNVRLVLHYQVPSSLESYYQEAGRAGRDGKNSDCILFFLPGDLSVQSFLLSKEANYKGGETLLSHVKSYVSSPECRQKILCDYFGEEISSCGSCDTCTDSASSHSARLAYTERERLKAEKKKEKESHIFESDEIKSIEGLISEYPAKFGKKIIAGTLRGAKSKDILRRRLDKSQYYSSLKHIPEESIFKLLEDWQKTKKLSVKGDKYPKIYLTAFGKPKPSFDDPDKLRKKVPLSGDKLILNELKNFRDRIARRNKWKKFMVIQNPVLSRIVSQKPETLDDLMAIKGMGEAKVRQYGKEILAILEKF is encoded by the coding sequence TTGTCTGCTAACACTGGAACAGCCTCCTCTTCGATAGAGGATTGGAAAAAGATCCTACATACCCATTTCGGTTTTTCTCAATTTAGACAAGGCCAATGGGAAGCAGTACAGGCCTTATTGGGAAAAAAGGACGTGCTCGCAATTCTTCCTACAGGCGGGGGGAAATCTCTCATCTACCAATTGCCCTCCTTTGCAGAGGCAAGTTCTCTTACGATTGTAATCTCTCCTTTAATTGCTTTAATGAAAGACCAAGTGGACGGTTTAAAAGCGAGAGGTATCCAAGCTGCTTATTGTAATTCTACACAAGATGATCTGGAACAAGTTAGAGTATTATCTTCAGCTGCAACTGGCAAGATTAGAATATTATATATTTCTCCTGAACGAGCAGTCTCTCGTTCTTTCTTAAATCTTCTTCCTAAACTGCCAGTTAGTTTGATGGCAGTAGACGAGGCCCATTGTGTTTCTCAATGGGGTCATGATTTTCGGCCCGAATACAGAAAACTACATACATTACGTTCTTACTTAAAGGAAGGAACTCCTTGGGTAGCTCTTACTGCAACGGCGACAGATAGGGTCAAAAAAGATATCTCGGATAGTTTAGGATTAAAACTCCCTTTACACGTGCAAGGAACATATGCCAGAGAAAATTTAAAATTTTCGGTAGTGTATCCAGACTCCGAAAGAGAAAAAGAAAGTTTACTTTTGGAAATATTAGAAAAGGGTAATTTTCAAAAATCGATCTCAGGAAAAGTAATAATCTATTGCTCTACTCGCGCAAAAGTGGACGAAATTTACGAACTTCTCCGCAAATCAGGATACAAAGTAGGAAAATATCATGCTGGAAGAACGGATTCCAGCAGAGAAAAAGCCCAAGAAGGATATTCATCCGGAAAAACGAATATACTCGTAGCGACAAACGCATTCGGAATGGGATTGGATAGCCCGAACGTGAGATTGGTCCTTCATTATCAGGTACCTTCTTCTTTAGAAAGTTATTACCAAGAAGCCGGGAGAGCTGGGAGGGACGGAAAAAATTCGGATTGCATATTATTCTTTTTACCCGGCGATTTAAGTGTTCAAAGTTTTCTTTTATCAAAAGAAGCGAATTATAAGGGAGGAGAAACCCTACTCTCTCACGTAAAATCATATGTAAGTTCTCCTGAATGCAGACAAAAAATCTTATGCGATTATTTTGGAGAAGAAATTTCCAGCTGTGGATCCTGTGATACTTGTACAGATTCAGCTTCCTCTCACTCTGCAAGGCTTGCTTATACTGAAAGAGAAAGATTAAAAGCAGAGAAGAAAAAGGAAAAAGAATCTCATATTTTCGAGTCTGATGAGATCAAATCGATAGAAGGTTTGATCTCAGAATATCCTGCAAAATTCGGAAAAAAGATCATAGCAGGCACATTAAGAGGAGCAAAATCCAAGGACATACTTCGCAGAAGATTGGACAAGTCACAATATTATTCTTCTTTAAAGCATATTCCCGAAGAATCGATCTTCAAACTTCTGGAAGATTGGCAGAAGACCAAAAAACTTTCGGTTAAAGGGGATAAATATCCTAAAATTTATCTAACTGCATTCGGAAAACCTAAACCATCTTTCGATGATCCAGACAAACTTCGCAAAAAAGTCCCACTCAGCGGGGACAAACTAATTCTAAATGAACTCAAAAACTTCAGAGACAGGATTGCAAGGCGTAACAAATGGAAGAAGTTTATGGTAATCCAAAATCCTGTACTTTCTAGAATTGTTTCCCAAAAACCAGAAACCCTGGACGACCTAATGGCGATCAAAGGAATGGGGGAAGCCAAAGTTAGGCAATATGGGAAAGAAATTTTAGCTATTTTAGAGAAGTTTTAA
- the mnmC gene encoding bifunctional tRNA (5-methylaminomethyl-2-thiouridine)(34)-methyltransferase MnmD/FAD-dependent 5-carboxymethylaminomethyl-2-thiouridine(34) oxidoreductase MnmC, whose product MINWKENGTPVSREFNDIYFSPENGLEETKHVFLKGNKLEERLSSPETQNSFSILELGFGTGLNFFAAWQLWRICKNKSNARVLRFTSFEKYPLETDDIRKAISAFPELNELLELFLEKYILLIPGCNTFLFEKENLVLDLWIGDAIQCLPETSGKFDTFFLDGFAPSKNPELWGENISLQLKRLSNKNASFATFTVARSVKDCLSNAGFSLTKIPGYGRKREMLVGVYQSEPEPDLNPIPFLRRKDSDKTPKKVSVLGAGLAGASIARALAWRGIQVEVWDEHNALRASSVPMAVSHPHITKGETPTSLWTLRCLGNSVRRYSDLLPKDSYQISGTLQLSGEDLPWARLEEGIKAHLLSKELAELKPELGDKFPGDTKGIFYPSGFWTDTPVLTEKLLNHPNIYLKHGKINSISFEVEEWTLSSEKNETLSKTEVLILANSFGIESLLQNLWDESPFSLRSVRGQLEILEDSNIESEKDPIYVGEKYLTPSKKGIRVNGSTFDEFDLDPNPRAKDREEILEYSQKTYLGIDWEQIKVRSDFVGIRSQTPDRFPIIGPVHSPEPFRKIYSGMSLPKNRKKEFPFLEPQKNLFVFGGLGSRGVLTSLLGGEILAEILLNEPLSIENSLYSSLHPSRFLYRKIRNQE is encoded by the coding sequence ATGATCAACTGGAAAGAAAACGGCACCCCTGTTTCCCGAGAATTTAACGATATATATTTCTCTCCTGAAAACGGATTAGAAGAAACCAAACATGTCTTCTTAAAAGGAAACAAATTAGAAGAAAGATTATCTTCTCCCGAAACTCAAAATTCATTCTCGATTTTAGAATTGGGATTTGGAACTGGCTTAAATTTTTTCGCAGCTTGGCAGCTTTGGAGAATTTGTAAAAACAAATCTAATGCCCGAGTTCTCAGATTCACTTCCTTCGAAAAATATCCATTAGAAACTGATGATATTCGTAAGGCGATTTCTGCGTTTCCCGAACTAAATGAATTGTTGGAATTATTTTTAGAAAAATATATATTACTTATCCCTGGGTGTAATACGTTCTTATTCGAAAAAGAAAATCTGGTTTTGGATCTTTGGATAGGAGATGCGATCCAATGTCTTCCAGAAACATCCGGAAAATTTGATACATTCTTCTTAGATGGATTTGCTCCGTCTAAAAATCCGGAACTCTGGGGAGAAAATATTTCTCTTCAACTCAAAAGACTTTCCAATAAAAATGCAAGTTTTGCCACATTCACTGTGGCACGATCTGTAAAAGATTGCTTAAGCAACGCAGGCTTCTCTCTAACTAAAATTCCAGGTTATGGAAGAAAAAGAGAAATGCTTGTTGGGGTATACCAGTCCGAACCAGAACCGGATTTAAATCCAATCCCATTTTTAAGAAGAAAAGATTCTGACAAAACTCCAAAGAAAGTATCTGTGTTAGGAGCTGGACTTGCAGGGGCAAGTATTGCCAGAGCTTTAGCCTGGAGAGGAATACAAGTAGAAGTTTGGGATGAACATAACGCGTTACGCGCATCTTCTGTCCCAATGGCAGTCTCTCATCCACATATTACCAAAGGAGAAACTCCTACCAGTTTATGGACTCTACGTTGTCTTGGGAATTCTGTTCGTCGCTACTCCGATCTTTTGCCAAAGGATTCTTACCAAATCTCTGGCACATTACAACTTTCAGGGGAAGATCTTCCTTGGGCTCGATTGGAAGAAGGAATTAAGGCTCATCTTTTATCTAAAGAATTGGCAGAATTAAAACCAGAACTCGGAGATAAATTTCCAGGAGATACAAAAGGTATATTTTATCCTTCCGGCTTCTGGACCGACACTCCAGTCTTAACGGAAAAACTTTTAAATCATCCTAATATCTATCTCAAGCATGGAAAAATAAACTCGATCTCTTTCGAAGTCGAAGAATGGACATTATCCTCAGAGAAAAATGAGACTTTAAGTAAAACAGAAGTTCTGATCTTAGCAAATTCTTTTGGAATAGAAAGTTTACTACAAAATTTATGGGATGAATCTCCCTTCTCTCTCAGATCCGTAAGAGGGCAATTGGAAATATTAGAAGATTCGAATATAGAATCCGAAAAAGATCCGATTTATGTAGGAGAAAAATATCTGACTCCTTCTAAAAAGGGGATCAGAGTAAACGGCTCTACATTTGATGAATTTGATTTAGATCCAAATCCGAGAGCCAAGGATAGAGAAGAAATTTTAGAATATTCTCAAAAAACGTATTTGGGCATAGATTGGGAACAAATCAAAGTTCGCTCCGATTTTGTTGGGATCAGGTCCCAAACGCCAGATCGATTCCCAATTATTGGCCCGGTCCACTCTCCGGAGCCTTTTCGAAAAATATACTCGGGTATGAGTCTGCCAAAAAATCGAAAGAAAGAATTCCCTTTTTTAGAACCGCAAAAAAACCTGTTTGTGTTCGGCGGTTTAGGGTCCAGGGGAGTTTTGACTTCCCTATTGGGAGGGGAAATTTTGGCGGAGATTCTTTTAAACGAACCTTTATCTATCGAAAATAGCTTGTACTCTTCTCTGCATCCATCAAGATTTCTTTACCGCAAGATCCGAAATCAAGAATAA
- a CDS encoding LIC10647 family lipoprotein, with protein MSGILDSIIINAGAEYTALDFFTHPSNVQGIPISKFSAPGSDTDTSVVSRDSTTTRAFYSIGSVPSRIPGTRDIKGFFSFLSGLAWSFNLTSPRTYRGNLINYPDDGRRYLAFDEYVSNQLFPLPPQLGRNMEYTYEDYQMYFTLYLGYYEGKNVNFGVGPIYGLAVYRMDIIEREQRISSVKNQLQELKGLRLLLEYNIGQYFPDTILYNAYLFLEITSFGDLDGKGLNIKNQVATANGLPAPSLYMNMTTYRMGVRKEIQLSKEPHKKEEGPAYPPLKNLPSAGLPPKEDTNPDAENPG; from the coding sequence ATGAGTGGGATTTTGGATTCGATCATTATCAATGCGGGTGCGGAATATACCGCCTTGGATTTTTTTACTCATCCTTCCAATGTTCAAGGAATACCGATCAGTAAGTTTAGCGCCCCTGGTTCAGATACAGATACAAGTGTGGTTAGTAGAGATTCTACAACGACACGAGCATTCTATTCGATTGGATCCGTTCCAAGCAGGATCCCAGGCACTAGAGATATCAAAGGATTTTTTTCTTTCTTAAGCGGACTTGCTTGGTCATTCAATTTAACTTCTCCCAGAACATATAGAGGGAATCTAATTAATTATCCGGATGATGGAAGACGTTATCTCGCATTTGATGAATATGTTTCCAATCAACTATTCCCTCTTCCTCCTCAATTAGGAAGAAATATGGAATATACTTATGAAGATTATCAAATGTATTTCACACTATATTTAGGTTATTACGAAGGGAAAAATGTAAACTTTGGAGTCGGCCCAATATACGGCCTGGCAGTCTACAGAATGGACATCATAGAAAGAGAACAAAGAATATCTAGCGTCAAGAACCAACTACAAGAATTAAAAGGACTCCGTCTATTATTAGAATATAATATAGGTCAATACTTTCCCGATACTATCCTTTATAATGCATATCTGTTTTTAGAAATTACAAGTTTCGGAGACTTGGACGGGAAAGGATTGAATATCAAAAATCAGGTCGCAACTGCAAATGGCCTTCCTGCTCCTTCCCTTTATATGAACATGACTACTTACAGGATGGGCGTTAGAAAAGAGATACAACTCTCAAAGGAACCTCATAAAAAAGAAGAAGGTCCAGCATATCCCCCTCTTAAAAACCTGCCTTCTGCAGGTCTTCCTCCTAAAGAAGATACTAATCCCGATGCGGAAAATCCGGGATGA